A stretch of Corallococcus macrosporus DNA encodes these proteins:
- a CDS encoding trypsin-like serine peptidase, giving the protein MKHFKSGFQVMGALALAVGCGPSDETLAQQQHAVVYGTDNRMDVHAHPDATLRARAQQAAVALVHPGFIDLTDPNHVTFPGPTLGAGLNLCSTERFWSDPRAAFCSGTLIDDDLVLTAGHCVGNAAECADTYFVFNFHRTGEGVLHPVTSQDVFTCGAIVARQLGTVNGQNLDYAVVRLDRAATPRFTPAPVRMGNTALGAVQNVAVVGGSSGTPIKIDTGGSVRDARSGTLDYFVSNSDTFPGTSGAAVYETAQHTLAGILVRGYGVDYVDNGGCNVVNVCPETGCTGSESTYVYPALKGVCTELQNNSTRLCTGMPPAPVRPASAFGYTTSDTYDATQNTVDRTYTLGVGDVIQANACGLPDFPATGYPKLRLEDAQGNEVASSFDGCGFKLRTGAAGTYTLRAGCDYTDSCSATVDVKVTLNANLKRGTLPFNLVNTSSGTRKTANLNVTLTPGQVLDVGTCGVECANATGDTLMRLHDASGTVVAENDDAFGTCGSLSRIVYQMNVVAPSVKYQVRVGCFQNTRCSGTAAYVIY; this is encoded by the coding sequence ATGAAGCATTTCAAGTCTGGGTTTCAGGTGATGGGCGCGCTCGCGCTCGCGGTGGGCTGTGGCCCGTCGGATGAAACCCTCGCGCAGCAGCAGCACGCGGTGGTCTACGGCACGGACAACCGGATGGACGTCCATGCCCACCCGGACGCCACGCTGCGCGCGAGGGCCCAGCAGGCCGCGGTGGCGCTGGTGCACCCGGGGTTCATCGACCTGACGGACCCGAACCACGTCACCTTTCCCGGCCCGACCCTGGGCGCCGGCCTCAACCTCTGCTCCACCGAGCGCTTCTGGAGCGACCCCCGTGCGGCCTTCTGCTCCGGCACGCTCATCGACGACGACCTGGTGCTCACCGCGGGCCACTGCGTGGGCAACGCGGCGGAGTGCGCTGATACGTACTTCGTCTTCAACTTCCACCGGACCGGTGAGGGCGTGCTGCATCCGGTGACTTCGCAGGACGTCTTCACCTGCGGCGCCATCGTGGCGCGCCAACTGGGCACGGTGAACGGGCAGAACCTGGACTACGCCGTCGTGCGCCTGGACCGGGCGGCCACGCCGCGCTTCACCCCGGCGCCCGTGCGCATGGGCAATACGGCTTTGGGCGCCGTTCAGAACGTGGCCGTCGTCGGCGGCAGCAGCGGCACCCCCATCAAGATCGACACCGGCGGCTCGGTGCGCGACGCGCGCTCGGGCACGCTGGATTACTTCGTGTCCAACTCGGACACGTTCCCCGGCACGTCGGGCGCGGCGGTGTACGAGACAGCCCAGCACACGCTCGCGGGCATCCTCGTGCGGGGCTACGGGGTGGACTACGTCGACAACGGCGGCTGCAACGTGGTGAACGTGTGCCCCGAGACGGGCTGCACCGGCTCCGAGAGCACGTACGTCTACCCGGCGCTCAAGGGCGTGTGCACGGAGCTCCAGAACAACAGCACGCGGCTGTGCACCGGGATGCCTCCAGCGCCGGTGCGTCCGGCCAGCGCGTTCGGCTACACGACGAGCGACACCTACGACGCCACTCAGAACACCGTGGACCGGACGTACACGCTCGGCGTGGGCGACGTCATCCAGGCGAACGCCTGCGGTCTGCCGGACTTCCCCGCCACGGGCTACCCCAAGCTGCGCCTCGAGGATGCGCAGGGCAACGAGGTCGCCTCCAGCTTCGACGGCTGCGGCTTCAAGCTCCGCACGGGGGCGGCGGGCACGTACACCCTCCGCGCTGGCTGCGACTACACCGATAGCTGCAGCGCCACGGTGGACGTGAAGGTCACCCTGAACGCGAACCTCAAGCGGGGCACGCTGCCCTTCAACCTCGTCAACACCAGCAGCGGCACGCGCAAGACCGCCAACCTGAACGTGACGCTGACCCCAGGCCAGGTTCTCGACGTGGGCACCTGCGGCGTGGAGTGCGCCAACGCCACGGGTGACACCCTCATGCGGTTGCACGACGCATCGGGGACGGTGGTGGCGGAGAACGACGACGCCTTCGGGACCTGCGGCTCGCTGTCGCGCATCGTCTACCAGATGAACGTGGTGGCCCCGTCCGTGAAGTATCAGGTCCGCGTCGGCTGCTTCCAGAACACGCGCTGCAGCGGGACAGCCGCCTACGTCATCTACTGA
- the rsgA gene encoding ribosome small subunit-dependent GTPase A: MSLETLGWGPDLDLALSSFVSQTSSSLSLVPGRVVRQQRGLLTVQTAGPAFLARAAGRLLHQAHGAEALPTVGDWVLLQPPASGDGEALMHAVLPRRSVLKRREAGSEHDTQLIAANVDVVFLVTGLDGNFNPRRIERALTVAWNSGATPVVLLSKADLADDAAERVREVEALAPGVDVLAVSAHTGLGVEDVRARLPAGRTGVLLGSSGVGKSTLTNRLLDAARLVTQPVSAEGDRGRHTTTHRELFVLEHGGLVIDGPGMRELGLWGDDDEGLAHAFADVLALATGCRFNDCGHQNEPGCAVRAAVEDGTLSDERRASFDKLQREQAFHHRQTDAAAQREHKRTERNRSNAGWARMRHKRHGE, from the coding sequence GTGTCACTTGAAACCCTCGGCTGGGGTCCCGACCTCGACCTCGCGCTGTCCTCATTCGTTTCGCAGACGTCTTCTTCCCTCTCCCTCGTCCCCGGGCGCGTCGTGCGCCAGCAGCGGGGACTGCTCACCGTCCAGACCGCGGGCCCGGCCTTCCTCGCGCGCGCGGCCGGACGCCTCCTGCATCAGGCCCACGGCGCGGAGGCCCTGCCCACCGTGGGCGACTGGGTCCTGCTGCAACCGCCCGCGTCCGGTGACGGCGAGGCGCTGATGCACGCGGTGCTGCCCCGCCGCAGCGTCCTCAAGCGGCGCGAGGCGGGCAGCGAACACGACACCCAGCTCATCGCCGCCAACGTGGACGTGGTGTTCCTCGTCACCGGCCTGGACGGCAACTTCAACCCGCGCCGCATCGAGCGCGCCCTCACCGTGGCCTGGAACAGCGGTGCCACCCCCGTCGTGCTCCTGAGCAAGGCGGACCTCGCGGACGACGCCGCCGAGCGCGTCCGGGAGGTGGAGGCGCTGGCCCCTGGCGTGGACGTGCTCGCGGTGAGCGCGCACACGGGCCTGGGCGTGGAGGACGTGCGCGCGCGGCTTCCGGCCGGAAGGACGGGCGTGCTGCTGGGCTCGTCCGGCGTGGGCAAGTCCACGCTCACCAACCGGCTGCTGGACGCCGCGCGGCTCGTCACCCAGCCCGTGAGCGCGGAGGGCGACAGGGGCCGGCACACCACCACGCACCGGGAGCTGTTCGTGCTGGAGCACGGCGGCCTCGTCATCGACGGGCCCGGCATGCGCGAGCTGGGCCTGTGGGGCGACGATGACGAGGGGCTGGCCCACGCCTTCGCGGACGTGCTCGCGCTGGCCACCGGCTGCCGCTTCAACGACTGCGGCCACCAGAACGAGCCGGGGTGCGCGGTGAGGGCCGCGGTGGAGGACGGCACGCTCTCGGACGAGCGGCGCGCGAGCTTCGACAAGCTCCAGCGCGAACAGGCCTTCCATCACCGCCAGACGGACGCCGCCGCGCAGCGGGAGCACAAGCGGACGGAGCGCAATCGCTCCAACGCGGGCTGGGCGCGGATGCGCCACAAGCGGCACGGCGAATAG
- a CDS encoding MerR family transcriptional regulator translates to MQHTELKVGELARRTGLSIRALHHYDEIGLLKPSAHTASGHRLYTAADIARLSHILSLKQLGFSLEEIAETLGRADFSALRVVELRLQRAREQLAEQRQLCDRLDSLARQLRAAEPVSADDFLQTIEAMTMFEKYYTPEQLKELEARRQAMGDDAIQQVEAEWPRLIASMREQMEQGADPASEPVRALATRWRELVRAFTGGNPGIEKSLQTLHQQEPQVAQRQGRDPKLMEYVGRAMAALDAAK, encoded by the coding sequence ATGCAGCACACGGAGCTGAAGGTAGGGGAGCTGGCCCGGCGCACGGGGCTGTCCATCCGCGCGCTGCACCACTACGACGAGATTGGCTTGCTCAAGCCCTCGGCGCACACGGCGTCGGGGCACCGGCTCTATACGGCGGCGGACATCGCCCGCCTGAGTCACATCCTGTCGCTCAAGCAGCTCGGGTTCTCGCTGGAGGAGATCGCCGAGACGCTGGGCCGGGCGGACTTCTCCGCCCTGCGCGTGGTGGAGCTGCGGCTCCAGCGGGCCCGGGAGCAGCTGGCGGAACAGCGTCAGCTCTGCGACCGCCTGGATTCCCTCGCACGACAGCTGCGCGCGGCGGAGCCCGTCTCCGCCGACGACTTCCTACAGACCATCGAGGCCATGACCATGTTCGAGAAGTACTACACCCCGGAGCAGTTGAAGGAGCTGGAGGCCCGTCGCCAGGCGATGGGTGACGACGCCATCCAGCAGGTGGAGGCCGAGTGGCCCCGCCTCATCGCCAGCATGCGAGAGCAGATGGAGCAGGGCGCCGACCCCGCCTCCGAGCCGGTGCGAGCCCTGGCCACGCGCTGGCGCGAGCTGGTCCGCGCCTTCACGGGCGGAAATCCCGGCATCGAGAAGTCGCTCCAGACGCTGCACCAGCAGGAGCCGCAGGTGGCCCAGCGTCAGGGCCGCGACCCGAAGCTCATGGAGTACGTGGGCCGGGCCATGGCCGCGCTGGATGCAGCGAAGTAA
- a CDS encoding HAMP domain-containing protein, translating to MDDTKVSSSSAPRKRANGRKTAGTAASQDADLPGGRSSANVAANRLSNVEASRAEPAPGRRAPARGRNGNTRQATDDGLRPGGPPPLQQLLAALRAVQGGDFSVRLPSGAQDVVMDEIARAFNAVVTLNSTLTHEIVRVERVVGREGRMGERVTLGDVRGDWATSVQSINALIGDLVQPTTEVARVLVAVAEGDLTQKMALEIDGQPVKGEFLRIGTTVNAMVDQLNSFAAEVTRVAKEVGTEGKLGGQADVKGVSGVWKDLTDNVNVLAGNLTAQVRNIAEVTTAVARGDLSRKITVDVKGEVLELKSTINTMVDQLNSFASEVTRVAREVGTEGKLGGQAAVSGVSGTWKDLTDNVNFMASNLTTQVRGIVKVVTAVANGDLTQKLMVPSQGEIAALGATLNNMTDTLNVFAQQVTSVARTVGVEGKLGAQAQVPGAAGTWKDLTDNVNLMASNLTSQVRNIAEVSTAVANGDLSRKITVDVKGEVLELKSTINTMVDQLRAFAAEVTRVAKEVGTDGKLGGQAAVPGVGGTWKDLTDNVNSMASNLTTQVRNIALVTTAVATGDLSKKITVDARGEILELKNTINTMVDQLNSFASEVTRVAREVGTHGKLGGQAEVKGVSGTWKDLTDNVNFMASNLTTQVRGIAKVVTAVANGDLTQRLKMEAKGEVAELADTINAMTQTLSIFAQQVTDVARTVGVEGKLGAQAVVPGVAGTWKDLTNNVNLLANNLTDQVRNIAEVTTAVAKGDLSRKITVDAKGEVLELKSTINTMVDQLRAFASEVTRVAKEVGTDGKLGGQADVKGVSGVWKDLTDNVNSMAFNLTTQVRGIVKVVTAVADGDLSQKLVMEAKGEIAALADTINAMTQTLSVFAQQVTDVARTVGVEGKLGAQAEVPGVAGTWKDLTNNVNLLANNLTAQVRNIAEVTTAVANGDLSKKITVDAKGEVLELKSTINTMVDQLRAFAAEVTRVAKEVGTEGRLGGQADVKGVSGVWKDLTDNVNVLAGNLTDQVRNIAKVTTAVANGDLSQKITVSVKGEVLELKNTINTMVDQLRAFASEVTRVGKEVGTEGKLGGQAAVPGVAGVWKDLTDNVNVLAANLTDQVRNIAKVTTAVAYGDLSQKISVEARGEILELKSTINTMVDQLRAFASEVTRVAKEVGTDGKLGGQAAVPGVAGTWKDLTDNVNSMASNLTSQVRNIALVTTAVANGDLSKKITVDAKGEILELKNTINTMVDQLNSFASEVTRVAREVGAEGKLGGQAEVKGVSGTWKDLTDNVNFMARNLTTQVRGIVKVVTAVANGDLKQKLVVDAKGEVAALAETINNMTDTLGIFAEQVSTVAREVGVEGKLGGQARVPGVAGTWKDLTDNVNFMASNLTTQVRGIVRVVTAVANGDLTQKLIVDAKGEVAALADTINNMTDTLGTFAEQVSTVAREVGIEGKLGGQARVPGARGTWRQLTDNVNQLAGTLTSQLRAISDVATAVTKGDLTRSITVVAEGEVAALKDNINQMIVNLRETTQKNQEQDWLKTNLAKFSGMMQGQKSLDAVSRLIMSELTPLVSAHHGAFFLSDPEGGIPSLKLTSTYAYRERKHLANRFRLGEGLVGQCALEKKTILLTRVPSDYITISSGLGESAPLNIIVLPVLFEGEVKAVIELASFHPFSAIHQIFLDQLTESIGVVLNMIMANMRTETLLSESQRLTQELQSQSRELTQQQDELKRTNIELEDKAKELADQNTRVEEKNREVELARVSLEEKAEQLTIISKYKSEFLANMSHELRTPLNSLLILAKLLSDNKDGNLSNKQVEYANTIYASGGDLLSLINEILDLSKVEAGKMQVEPRDIVLTELNQFIDRSFRPVADQKGLSFQVEVLAGTPRHVRTDPQRLQQVLKNLLSNAFKFTDEGGVKLTVRLADKGMRFDHEALRRSRHVLAFAVKDTGIGIAKDKQRIIFEAFQQADGSTARKYGGTGLGLSISREIAKLLGGEIRLESEPGKGSTFTLYLPPEYQGADEEGAQGSDPAGRALGGLPEAFVTPVSSGTATPPPLASAPLVSEPQAHVLDAALPPPVEGSHTPVVVEDDRDLIREGDRTLLIIEDDLKFARIMVQMAREKGFKALVATRGDSGLSMAHEYQPDAITLDIQLPVVDGWSVLDRLKRNPRTRHIPVHIISVMDKHLGNTQGAFGYLTKPVSKEGLERVFGQLSRFLERRERRLLVIEDDDVQRSSLTQLLSDGGDVVVTAVASGQEALQKLEENEYDCLVIDLLLPDMDGIKLVEEVKTQQRFRDLPIVVYTGRELTPKDEARLRRYTGSVILKSGAKSPDQLLSDTALFLHRLDENLPARARAALAQRNDQDAPLAGKKVLLVDDDMRNIFALTSVLENHSMQVVFAENGRAAIEMLGQHPDVDVVLMDVMMPEMDGYETMRAIRKDAKYASLPIIAVTAKALKDDREKCMAAGASDYLPKPVDTDKLLELVRLWVSA from the coding sequence GTGGACGACACCAAGGTTTCCAGCTCCTCCGCTCCCCGCAAGCGCGCCAACGGGCGCAAGACGGCAGGGACCGCAGCAAGTCAGGACGCTGACCTTCCAGGCGGCCGGTCTTCCGCCAACGTGGCGGCCAACCGGCTGAGCAACGTGGAGGCTTCCCGCGCCGAGCCCGCGCCTGGCCGCCGTGCTCCCGCGCGCGGCCGCAACGGCAACACCCGTCAGGCCACGGATGACGGTCTGCGCCCCGGCGGTCCGCCTCCGCTCCAGCAACTGCTGGCGGCGCTCCGGGCCGTGCAGGGCGGTGACTTCTCCGTGCGGCTGCCGTCCGGCGCGCAGGACGTGGTGATGGATGAGATCGCCCGCGCGTTCAACGCGGTGGTGACGCTCAACTCCACGCTCACCCACGAAATCGTCCGCGTGGAGCGCGTCGTCGGCCGCGAGGGCCGCATGGGTGAGCGCGTGACGCTCGGCGACGTGCGCGGCGACTGGGCCACCAGCGTCCAGTCCATCAACGCCCTCATCGGCGACCTGGTGCAGCCCACGACGGAAGTCGCGCGCGTGCTGGTGGCGGTGGCCGAAGGCGACCTCACCCAGAAGATGGCGCTGGAGATCGACGGCCAGCCCGTGAAGGGCGAGTTCCTCCGCATCGGCACCACCGTGAACGCGATGGTGGATCAGCTCAACAGCTTCGCCGCCGAAGTGACGCGCGTCGCGAAGGAGGTCGGCACCGAAGGCAAGCTGGGTGGCCAGGCCGACGTGAAGGGCGTGTCCGGCGTGTGGAAGGACCTCACGGACAACGTGAACGTCCTCGCCGGCAACCTCACCGCGCAGGTGCGAAACATCGCGGAAGTGACCACGGCGGTGGCCCGCGGCGACCTGTCCCGCAAGATCACGGTGGACGTGAAGGGCGAGGTTCTGGAGCTCAAGAGCACCATCAACACGATGGTGGATCAGCTCAACAGCTTCGCCTCCGAAGTGACGCGCGTCGCGCGCGAGGTGGGTACGGAAGGAAAGCTGGGCGGTCAGGCCGCGGTGTCCGGCGTGTCCGGCACGTGGAAGGACCTCACGGACAACGTGAACTTCATGGCGTCCAACCTCACGACGCAGGTGCGCGGCATCGTGAAGGTGGTGACGGCGGTCGCCAACGGCGACCTCACCCAGAAGCTGATGGTGCCGTCGCAGGGTGAGATCGCCGCGCTGGGCGCCACGCTGAACAACATGACGGACACGCTCAACGTGTTCGCGCAGCAGGTGACCAGCGTCGCGCGCACGGTGGGCGTCGAGGGCAAGCTGGGCGCCCAGGCCCAGGTGCCCGGCGCCGCGGGGACGTGGAAGGACCTCACGGACAACGTGAACCTGATGGCGTCCAACCTCACCAGCCAGGTGCGCAACATCGCGGAGGTCTCCACCGCCGTCGCCAACGGCGACCTGTCGCGGAAGATCACCGTGGACGTGAAGGGCGAGGTGCTGGAGCTCAAGAGCACCATCAACACGATGGTGGACCAGCTCCGCGCGTTCGCCGCCGAAGTGACCCGCGTCGCGAAGGAAGTGGGTACGGACGGCAAGCTGGGCGGTCAGGCCGCGGTGCCCGGTGTGGGCGGCACGTGGAAGGACCTCACGGACAACGTGAACAGCATGGCCTCCAACCTCACCACCCAGGTGCGCAACATCGCCCTGGTGACGACGGCGGTGGCCACCGGTGACCTGTCCAAGAAGATCACCGTCGATGCTCGCGGCGAAATCCTGGAGCTGAAGAACACCATCAACACGATGGTGGATCAGCTCAACAGCTTCGCCTCGGAAGTGACCCGCGTCGCTCGCGAGGTGGGCACGCACGGCAAGCTGGGCGGTCAGGCGGAAGTGAAGGGCGTGTCCGGTACGTGGAAGGACCTCACGGACAACGTGAACTTCATGGCGTCCAACCTCACCACGCAGGTGCGAGGCATCGCCAAGGTCGTGACCGCGGTCGCCAACGGCGACCTCACCCAGCGCCTGAAGATGGAGGCCAAGGGCGAGGTGGCGGAACTCGCGGACACCATCAACGCGATGACCCAGACGCTGTCCATCTTCGCGCAGCAGGTGACGGACGTCGCGCGCACGGTGGGCGTGGAAGGCAAGCTGGGCGCCCAGGCCGTGGTGCCGGGCGTCGCGGGCACCTGGAAGGACCTCACGAACAACGTGAACCTCCTGGCGAACAACCTGACGGATCAAGTCCGTAACATCGCCGAGGTGACGACGGCGGTCGCGAAGGGTGACCTGTCCCGCAAGATCACCGTCGACGCGAAGGGCGAGGTGCTGGAGCTCAAGAGCACCATCAACACGATGGTGGACCAGCTCCGCGCGTTCGCCTCGGAAGTGACGCGCGTCGCGAAGGAAGTGGGCACGGACGGCAAGCTGGGCGGCCAGGCCGACGTGAAGGGCGTGTCCGGCGTGTGGAAGGACCTCACGGACAACGTGAACAGCATGGCCTTCAACCTCACCACCCAGGTGCGCGGCATCGTCAAGGTGGTGACGGCGGTGGCCGACGGCGACCTGTCCCAGAAGCTGGTGATGGAGGCCAAGGGTGAGATCGCCGCGCTCGCGGACACCATCAACGCGATGACGCAGACGCTGTCCGTCTTCGCGCAGCAGGTGACGGACGTCGCGCGCACGGTGGGCGTGGAGGGCAAGCTGGGCGCCCAGGCGGAAGTGCCGGGTGTGGCCGGTACGTGGAAGGACCTCACGAACAACGTGAACCTGCTGGCCAACAACCTCACGGCCCAGGTGCGCAACATCGCGGAGGTCACGACGGCGGTCGCGAATGGCGACCTGTCCAAGAAGATCACCGTGGACGCGAAGGGCGAGGTGCTGGAGCTCAAGAGCACCATCAACACGATGGTGGACCAGCTCCGCGCGTTCGCCGCGGAAGTGACGCGCGTCGCGAAGGAAGTCGGTACGGAAGGCAGGCTGGGCGGTCAGGCGGACGTGAAGGGCGTGTCCGGCGTGTGGAAGGACCTCACGGACAACGTGAACGTCCTCGCCGGCAACCTCACGGACCAGGTGCGAAACATCGCCAAGGTGACCACGGCGGTGGCCAACGGCGACCTGTCCCAGAAGATCACCGTGAGCGTGAAGGGCGAGGTGCTGGAGCTGAAGAACACCATCAACACGATGGTGGACCAGCTCCGCGCGTTCGCTTCGGAAGTCACGCGCGTCGGCAAGGAAGTGGGTACGGAGGGCAAGCTGGGCGGTCAGGCCGCGGTGCCCGGCGTCGCGGGCGTGTGGAAGGACCTCACGGACAACGTGAACGTCCTCGCCGCGAACCTCACGGACCAGGTGCGAAACATCGCCAAGGTGACCACGGCGGTGGCCTACGGCGACCTGTCGCAGAAGATCTCCGTGGAGGCGAGGGGCGAAATCCTGGAGCTCAAGAGCACCATCAACACGATGGTGGACCAGCTCCGCGCCTTCGCTTCCGAAGTGACCCGCGTCGCGAAGGAAGTGGGTACGGACGGCAAGCTGGGTGGTCAGGCCGCGGTGCCGGGCGTCGCCGGTACGTGGAAGGACCTCACGGACAACGTGAACAGCATGGCGTCCAACCTCACCAGCCAGGTGCGCAACATCGCGCTGGTGACGACGGCCGTCGCGAACGGCGACCTGTCCAAGAAGATCACCGTCGACGCGAAGGGCGAAATCCTGGAGCTGAAGAACACCATCAACACGATGGTGGACCAGCTCAACAGCTTCGCTTCGGAAGTGACCCGCGTGGCGCGCGAAGTGGGCGCGGAAGGAAAGCTGGGCGGTCAGGCGGAAGTGAAGGGCGTGTCCGGCACGTGGAAGGACCTCACGGACAACGTGAACTTCATGGCCCGCAACCTCACGACGCAGGTGCGCGGCATCGTGAAGGTGGTGACCGCGGTCGCCAACGGCGACCTCAAGCAGAAGCTGGTGGTGGACGCGAAGGGCGAAGTGGCCGCCCTGGCGGAGACCATCAACAACATGACCGACACGCTGGGCATCTTCGCGGAGCAGGTCTCCACGGTGGCCCGCGAGGTGGGCGTGGAAGGGAAGCTGGGCGGCCAGGCCCGCGTGCCCGGTGTGGCCGGCACGTGGAAGGACCTCACGGACAACGTGAACTTCATGGCCTCCAACCTCACCACCCAGGTGCGCGGCATCGTGCGCGTGGTGACGGCGGTGGCCAACGGCGACCTGACCCAGAAGCTCATCGTGGACGCGAAGGGCGAGGTGGCGGCGCTCGCGGACACCATCAACAACATGACCGACACGCTGGGCACCTTCGCGGAGCAGGTCTCCACGGTGGCCCGCGAGGTGGGTATCGAAGGAAAGCTGGGCGGCCAGGCCCGCGTGCCCGGTGCGCGCGGCACGTGGCGGCAGCTGACGGATAACGTGAACCAGCTGGCCGGTACGCTCACCAGCCAGCTGCGCGCCATCTCCGACGTGGCCACCGCCGTGACCAAGGGCGACCTGACCCGCAGCATCACGGTCGTCGCCGAGGGCGAGGTCGCGGCGCTGAAGGACAACATCAACCAGATGATCGTCAACCTGCGTGAGACCACGCAGAAGAACCAGGAGCAGGACTGGCTCAAGACGAACCTGGCGAAGTTCAGCGGCATGATGCAGGGCCAGAAGTCCCTGGATGCCGTCAGCCGCCTCATCATGAGCGAGCTGACCCCGCTGGTGTCCGCGCACCACGGCGCCTTCTTCCTCTCCGACCCCGAGGGTGGCATCCCGTCCCTCAAGCTCACCAGCACCTACGCGTACCGGGAGCGCAAGCACCTGGCGAACCGCTTCCGCCTGGGCGAGGGCCTGGTCGGCCAGTGCGCGCTGGAGAAGAAGACCATCCTGCTGACGCGCGTGCCGTCGGACTACATCACCATCTCCTCCGGGCTGGGTGAGTCCGCGCCGCTCAACATCATCGTCCTGCCCGTCCTCTTCGAGGGCGAGGTGAAGGCCGTCATCGAGCTGGCCTCGTTCCACCCGTTCAGCGCCATCCACCAGATCTTCCTGGACCAGCTGACGGAGAGCATCGGCGTGGTGCTCAACATGATCATGGCGAACATGCGCACGGAGACGCTGCTCTCCGAGTCGCAGCGCCTGACCCAGGAGCTCCAGAGCCAGTCGCGCGAGCTGACCCAGCAGCAGGACGAGCTCAAGCGCACCAACATCGAGCTGGAGGACAAGGCGAAGGAGCTGGCGGACCAGAACACCCGCGTGGAGGAGAAGAACCGCGAGGTGGAGCTGGCGCGCGTCAGCCTGGAGGAGAAGGCGGAGCAGCTCACCATCATCTCCAAGTACAAGAGCGAGTTCCTGGCCAACATGAGCCACGAGCTGCGCACGCCGCTCAACTCGCTGCTCATCCTCGCGAAGCTCCTGTCCGACAACAAGGACGGGAACCTGTCCAACAAGCAGGTGGAGTACGCCAACACCATCTACGCGTCCGGCGGGGACCTGCTCAGCCTCATCAACGAGATCCTCGACCTGTCCAAGGTGGAGGCAGGCAAGATGCAGGTGGAGCCCCGGGACATCGTCCTCACGGAGCTCAACCAGTTCATCGACCGCAGCTTCCGCCCGGTGGCGGACCAGAAGGGCCTCTCCTTCCAGGTGGAGGTGCTCGCGGGCACGCCGCGCCACGTGCGCACGGACCCGCAGCGGCTGCAGCAGGTGCTCAAGAACCTGCTCTCCAACGCCTTCAAGTTCACCGACGAGGGCGGCGTGAAGCTCACCGTGCGCCTGGCGGACAAGGGCATGCGCTTCGACCACGAGGCGCTGCGCCGCTCGCGCCACGTGCTGGCCTTCGCCGTGAAGGACACCGGCATCGGCATCGCCAAGGACAAGCAGCGCATCATCTTCGAGGCGTTCCAGCAGGCGGACGGCTCCACCGCGCGCAAGTACGGCGGCACCGGCCTGGGCCTGTCCATCAGCCGGGAAATCGCCAAGCTGCTGGGCGGCGAAATCCGCCTGGAGAGCGAGCCGGGCAAGGGCAGCACCTTCACCCTCTACCTGCCGCCGGAGTACCAGGGCGCGGACGAGGAGGGCGCGCAGGGCAGTGACCCGGCGGGCCGCGCGCTGGGAGGCCTGCCCGAGGCGTTCGTCACCCCGGTCTCCTCCGGAACCGCCACGCCGCCGCCCCTCGCGTCGGCACCGCTGGTGTCGGAGCCGCAGGCCCACGTGCTGGACGCCGCGCTGCCCCCGCCGGTGGAGGGGTCGCACACGCCCGTCGTGGTGGAGGACGACCGCGACCTCATCCGCGAGGGTGACCGCACCCTGCTCATCATCGAGGACGACCTGAAGTTCGCCCGCATCATGGTGCAGATGGCGCGCGAGAAGGGCTTCAAGGCCCTGGTCGCCACGCGCGGCGACAGCGGCCTGTCCATGGCGCACGAGTACCAGCCGGACGCCATCACCCTGGACATCCAGCTGCCCGTGGTGGACGGCTGGAGCGTGCTGGACCGCCTCAAGCGCAACCCGCGCACGCGCCACATCCCCGTCCACATCATCAGCGTGATGGACAAGCACCTGGGCAACACCCAGGGCGCGTTCGGCTACCTCACCAAGCCCGTCAGCAAGGAGGGCCTGGAGCGCGTCTTCGGTCAGCTGTCGCGCTTCCTGGAGCGCCGCGAGCGCCGCCTGCTCGTCATCGAGGACGACGACGTGCAGCGCAGCAGCCTCACCCAGCTGCTCAGCGACGGCGGCGACGTCGTCGTCACCGCGGTGGCGTCCGGCCAGGAGGCCCTCCAGAAGCTGGAGGAGAACGAGTACGACTGCCTCGTCATCGACCTCCTGTTGCCCGACATGGACGGCATCAAGCTGGTGGAGGAGGTGAAGACGCAGCAGCGCTTCCGCGACCTGCCCATCGTCGTCTACACCGGCCGCGAGCTGACGCCCAAGGACGAGGCCCGGCTGCGGCGCTACACCGGCAGCGTCATCCTGAAGAGCGGCGCGAAGAGCCCGGACCAACTGCTCAGCGACACGGCGCTCTTCCTGCACCGCCTGGACGAGAATCTTCCGGCGCGCGCGCGTGCGGCCCTGGCGCAGCGCAACGACCAGGACGCACCGCTGGCCGGCAAGAAGGTCCTCCTGGTGGATGACGACATGCGCAACATCTTCGCGCTCACCAGCGTGCTGGAGAATCACAGCATGCAGGTCGTCTTCGCGGAGAACGGGCGGGCCGCCATCGAAATGCTCGGCCAGCACCCCGACGTCGACGTCGTGTTGATGGACGTGATGATGCCGGAGATGGATGGCTACGAAACCATGCGTGCCATCCGCAAGGACGCCAAGTACGCCAGCCTGCCCATCATCGCCGTCACCGCGAAGGCGCTGAAGGACGACCGCGAGAAGTGCATGGCGGCCGGAGCGAGCGATTACCTGCCCAAGCCGGTGGACACCGACAAGCTGTTGGAACTGGTCCGGCTCTGGGTGAGTGCTTGA